One Salvia splendens isolate huo1 chromosome 1, SspV2, whole genome shotgun sequence genomic window, ACAGTTGATCCATGTGATGAACCAAAGGAGTATACTGCATCACTCAGCTTTTGATGGAGCTTGTTGTATTGCTCTTGTACAAGGCAATCATTTAATGACGAGGGTCTCTTGCCATCCCCAGCCATCAGTAGATGAGATTCTAAAGTTGAGAAAAGGGAGGTTCCAACTTCAGTTGTGGTCGCAAGTATTTGAGCAATTTCAGATTTCTCATCAGCTACAGTGTTCTGCTTAAGGAATATATAGCAAAGATATTAGTGTTTAGCAAAATTCTCTATGTTCAGATTTTCTTTACCTGAATGCAGTAAAACTGATATACCTGTATAATAGAAAAAACTTCGTTGTGAATGCCTTTGCAATGTGTCACAGTCTCAAGGAGCTTTTGTGGAACTTCTCGTGCTGTCAATATCTCGAGTTGAAGTTCAGATTTCTCTCTTGTCAATTGGTCATTGAATGAGACGCGTTCTGTATACTTCCTCTAGAGTACGTACAAACAGCAAAAGAAGCAGAATTGTCTTTTTGAGTCATGCTATTAACGTAAATAAAAGAACAAGCTGAAGTTGGAGAGTAATAGTCATACAGAGGTACAACCATTTACCAGAATCTAACCTTCAATTCATCTCTTTCCTCTATGGCAAACTCTAGCTGTCTGCGGAGGTTTTGTATTTCTTGATTGGAATTATCCATTGAGCAATCCTATACAGATACAAATTTTAAACCAGCTTGGACAGCATAATTAAGCATTTTAAGTTAATGCCGAAAGTAAATAGAAGTAAATATCCTTGTAACAACTAACAAGACGTGAAACATCATGATTTATCATTTATGTAGTAACAGATACAGTCTCCATTCTTAACTCCCTCCTCAAATTCTAGAGTGCCTAGAAGAATAAAAGGGATGGCATTTCAATATGAAATAATATGTTTCACTTTTTTATAACTTAGGCCCAATAATATGGCCTTGGTTCTAGGGATGCCAGGACATCCTATTTCACATTCTTAATCAGATGAGTAACTTTATCAGATATCATGAATACATGTAAAGAAATCACTCCTCATGGTAACATGTCTAATATGTACTGTATGACACAAATGATAACCCATATCATGAAATCCCCATTGCATCACTTGTGGGACCAAATATTGCAAATAAAACTACCAGTCTGGTCTTACAAAAGCATTGCTGGAAGAGAATTTACTTTGAGATGAAGTAGAACAAGTTGTTCTAACAAGTAACAGAAATTACGAAACAAAAGGTAACAATTTAGTGTGCACCAGAAACTATTGTTGAAAGTTATTAGTAAAATACCTCACTAAATGGAAATGATTGGACCTTCCTCGAAGGAGTCGTATGAAGTGAATCAAGGTCAGCTATGTaacctttattcattttcatccaTGTGTCTTCATCAGCACAATCACCAAACACATCTGGAAGAGGGCTACACTCTGGTTGGCTTGAATAACGTGATCGCTTAGCAACAAAGCCATTAGGAACTGTTTTAAGACATGGTGTACTAAAAGCATCTTCTTGGCGCATGCTGTGACTACTAGTACTTTCATCTGGAAGGCATTCTTTGACCCCATTCTGTCAAGTAGCATCAAATTTTTATGTACACTAATCAGAAGAATATAATGAGTTTAAACAGAACTCACACACGACTTCAAACCAAACATAATAATTAACATATCAGTCTTTTGCATTGTTTGCTCTCACAAAACCTGGTTAGACGACCTAATTCAGAATCAAATATGTTGAAAAGAGCTTGGTAAGCATGAGACTTCCATTGAGAAACAACTTTTGGTTATGGGTAGTGGAGGGGGTACAGATAAACTGTCTGACACTAAATTCAGTTAACTGGTTATCAGACATAGTACATGAAATATGAAAAGGAAAGTATAAATGATTACTTGTACAATTTAAATGCAAAATGAGTGATCCCGGAAAGTTTGGATAATAATCATGGCGGAAGTATAATCCACAAGTTATGTCAacgaaaacacaaaacaaatatATCTAAATTAGAAAGGAGAATGCAGTCTAAAATGTGGTTAGGAAGAGAAAGTTATACATCGGAAGAGCTTCTATCAGAGTCTGTCAAGGTAACCAGATTGCTAAGATTGTGAATTTTCATTTGCTGCTCCTTAATCCATTGTTCCCGCTCTTTTTGTGATCTCCTTTCCTCTTCTAGTTCTGTGGCGAGCTTCTCCCGCTCCAATTCATACTGTTACAACAATAAAAGGCATTAGGATGTTTCAGTCTacttatgaagaagaagaagttacCTTTAGCATGTCATTCCTCAGTTTCAAGATTTCTTTCTCCAATACTTCAGCATGAGATCCCTAAAGAAGAAATATAATTAGATTGTGCTCGGTCTACTTGGTCTATAAATAAATGATCGAGTACCTGAAGTTTACTCCGAAGATCCTCTATTTCTAATTTTTGTCTCTTCAATAGGGCAGCATCCGTCAATATCTGGAAAACATTAAAATCACTCAGGTTCTTATCAGCGAATGGAAGATCTTACTATTTATTTAGTTCCAATGACAACGCAAAGCTCCAGTTTGCAGCTAAGATAGCAAcaatatttataaatgaaaacaCCATTTGATTATATGAATGTAGTGTTATTTTAATAGAAAAGGCAAGGAAATGATAATCTGGTAAGCAAACATACAAGGAAACAGTAATCACTCTCCAGGATGGGAACTGAAAATTTTGGTGAATCTATCTAAGGTCTGGAATGCTTTATTTTATTGCCATATCCTCTAAAATGTGATATCTTAACAACTCAATTTTTCGTTCCAAAAGAAGTTCAAATTTCACTGTATAAAAGTAGTGATGCTGGACTATACAGGAGTAAGAAGAATATATCATCAGATCGTTAATCAATAGGTGCATACACCATACCCAATAAAGTATATATAACCTCACAAACGTTAGTTATACTTAAGAAGGCATTACAATGGGAGAATTTAAACAATGCAAAGTTATATTAGCAGTTTCTTCACATGCCACATCTGAAGTCAAGTAAGGAAGAAGCAATATAGACGTCCATGAGATTTTCCAAACATTTATAACAGACCTCATTCACTTGAACACAGTTGGTTATCCTCTTTGCTCTGCTAGCAAACTGAAGAGTCCCTTTTGATTCTTCTATGTGGATCTGtatgtattattaattattaccaATATGAAATGATTTAGCTTCAacttgaaaaaaagaaaagaaaagtagCAACTGTGTCATTTCATTTTAGTACCTCTTCAGGCGCAACAGTACAAATTATTGAAGTTTTTGCATTTCCACCTAATGCCGGCTGAAGAATTCGTGTAAGCTTACTGTCCCGATAAGGAATGTGAGCGCTGCAAATAATATATTATGATGAGTTATAGACTTCAATATCTGGTATAACAAAGAGACCTACAACTACCTTTGCTTTCCACCCTCGCTCAGTTTGTTGATCACATTACCAAGAATCATTAAGCTCTTGTTAATGTGCTTTCCTTCCTTCAAACGAACTCCACCAGCACCAGTTTTTGCTACTCTCTCAGACCCAGCTAAGTCGACTAGATTCTACTTccaataattaaagaagcatcaaacaaatataacaaaatgagaagatatgttaattttatggtaagaaaaagagaaagtttAACAGAATCAGAGCTTAGTTCCAGGGAAAAGAATTAGAATTATATAATGAGTTTGTTTCCATGCTTAATATTAGGTGAGTATATCAAGCCTTTTTTACCGTTCTCTTAGTAAgcaattttatttcaaataaaatacgTCCACTTTAGACATGCTCCCACATTTCACTTACACAATCCTGGCTAGGTCTGATCAAATGATTCAATAACTTGAGTTCAGACTTCTTAATATAAGGACAGAAACAAATTAACATTGATTGACTTGCTTAAATAGGTACAAACCAGGACAGAGACACGGATAGCATCGTCAGGACTATCATTGAATTTGTTATCCTTCCCTTTGCTTTCGATTACCTAATCATGAAATACAATGCATTGCATTATATCATAAATCACTCATTTAAAGCAACAGACAAACTTCCATGCCTCATTAGACAGAGAAAGGGAGAGAAGGCAAAGAAGAGAAAGAACATACCATCCTAAAAATAGTATGTGATCTACTGCTACGAGCATTCATGTTGGTCTCACCAAAATGCCTATTAGCTGCCACAGAGAAACTCTAAGAACTTACAAGTATATGAACCCAAGAAAAAATGTACTGATTTCATGCAATTTCACTTGTGTTCTAATTCAAGATCAAACCTTCTCCAAGTTGGATAAGTTGGAGCACTTGGTCAGCGCTGTTTACGATTTCCTCCCTCAGACCTGCAACATATACTCCACGCTAGAAGGAAAAAAATGTCATTAACCTTGTACATTTTAACACACACGCTATAATGGATTTAACCAAGACTCACCACCAAACTCTCATGAATCTGAAGTTTTTGATTTTCCACAGCAAAAAGATCATTGATTTCTTCATTGTAAATTTCCATGTATGAAACTCGAATAAGAAACTCCCTATCTGATGTCTAAAACACACAAACCATACTGATTCATGTTAGATACAAATTGCAACATTTATCATTGGCGGAAAAATGCTATCTTACCTCTTCTGTTTTTTCAAAAATGTCTTTGACAGCTCTGTGGATAATTCCTGGATCATTTTCTGAACCATTCATAGTAAAAGTTTTCCCACTACTAGTCTGTCCATAAGCAAATGCAGTTCCTACATTACCATTAATCGTCTCAGTGAGATATTATTACAGATAATAAAACAGAATGTTTTAGCTCATGAAAGGACAACCGTAACGAATAGAAATTGAAGAAGGGAAAATCAATCAACTCCTCTAAACAAATCATCACGAGAATGGTGGTGACAGGaacaaacaaaatttaataGAAGTTTTCTAATTCAGTAGCTATCCATTCACTCGTAGTCTGAATCTCCATTATATCTCCACATCAAATAGGAATAAACATAACCAGCCCAAAACTCTTTCCTTTACACTCATAATTTATTCATTCACCTTATCAAACAATCGTTGCACTAACTAATATAATCTGCTCTAGCTTCCATAGCTCGTGATAATCATTTGATCTAGAAGGCATTGCTCATTTGCATTTTATTCTCTACTCAAAAGTATAGGAAATAATTGAACTCGTACCCGatccagaaaataaaaaactaaactCACCATTAAACCCCTCCATAGCCGCATTAATTATGTCCTTGATCAGAAGCCTGTACACTCTACCATTACTGCATTCCTGATCGAACAAATGATctgcataaaaataaaatcacaaaaatGGAAAGCATTACCATCAAATTATGCAAATAATTGAGCTCGTACACGCACAGATACTCGATCTGAGATTACCAAAAGCATAGGAAACCCCAGAAATGGGGGTGCCGTGAGATCTATGGAGTGAAATGCGGTTGCTATCGACCTTCCAGTGAAATCCATTAACATTTTCGCCATTTGCAGATGGTCTTACTCTCACTGCTACGCAGATCTTCTCCATTTCTCTTGCTAATAATCGCGCAGACTGATCTTACTCCCCtgtttctctctttcttctcaATTCTTCTTCGTGTTTTATGGGTACTAATAATTTGAAAATTGTCGTGTCGTTTAGCCAAACGGGCGGATGGcgattgaaatttgaaaatgtgTTGAATTACGGAATTAGCCATTGAATAGGGCTTCTGATTGTGGGCCGGCCTCCACTTGTTTGGGCCAAATTAACAACCTACGATCTAAAACCCATGCTTATTTTACTGCCTATTACTACTGGTGAGTAGTGACTAAATGGTTTTACACTTTTAGTGATCAAAATAACTAATTCGTTTTAATCAATAAAACCAAACTTTAATGTCCGTCGGATAGAATGTGGAAATTTCCTACTCACCCCATGGTTCAAAAAAAGATCATGACCATGACGGGCGTGGTGGAGATCAGAGACCCTCACGTTTCATCTTTCCATTAGATAAATATTCCGTATATACATGTATTCAATTTtatagattattttataataaaataattggattcgAATGATTACGCTTATTTTGTTGGATGATAGTACTAAGAAATTAGGTACTATCATGCATGTGCCCATTTTTataactttaaaattttaagaattacttaacaataaataattgaaatggTATGGCTATAATTATTTCGTTAGATGATAACACTAATATATACACATGCAAGTTTCTATAACCaagaattttaagaattataaataattggataagaatgactatgattattttgttggacgataaaaataaaaaattaagtatatataatattcttttttataacttagaattttgaagattatttaataataacatAAATGGATGCGagtgattattattattttattggataataatattaaaaattaagtatacatgcatatatacatataatcgtatttataattttaaaattttaaaattatttcataaataatttggtgtcaatGATTATTAGATGActgaatttaaaaattatactattttatcaatttttaagCATAcgaactataaataaatttttatatttgtgtttgaatattaaataaaattctcCATTATTTTTAAAAGGTAAGTCAATTCAAATCcttttatagtagtagtattttgcaAATATGAAAAAAGTCAACCTATAATatctttttaaaatattgtaattttattataaatttattttaatttattcctaTTCATgatattcataaaaaattatgaaatcatGAACAATCTAATTTGTAGGAGGGAgttttaaaatttgataaaatggaGAAGAAACGTCTTATTATGTAATGGTTCATCTAcataatttattactccctccgtcccaatttaATTATCACTCTTTTTCATTTGGATCTGTCCCAatataattgtcacacttcatttttattataaatggtaagtaggtcacacattcaactaactcacttcactcacattttattataaaatcaatataaaaaaatggatcccacatgccactaacttttccaataaacttttctttgcatttcttaaaactcatgtctactcaaagagtgacaattaagttggaacggagggagtactatagtGCAGTAAATCATTCCTTATATATAAATGTTGATTATGGACAGCTTAATCATCCCTAAATGATCAATAAAAGGATAAATATGTAATacattatattaattaatatttacaaatttattttaaatatgaaatatctaaaatatccacttttgtatatataatttttattaatttatcactactctaaaataaaatgataaactaAGTTACATGTTTCCACGTGAACAAGTAATCCAGTCACTTAAAAATTGAccacttaaaaaaaatcaacttaTGGTTTGTTTAGTCGCATTAGAAAAAAAGATGGCGGTGAACTGACCTTTATCCGACATGATATATCACATCAAATTAAGGTGGTCTAAGATTTTGTAGAATTAGTCCACATAGACTGTTGAAAAAGTATATTGTTTCGAAATGGGAAGAATAATCGAATACTTCAATTGAGTAAGCATTGCGTCATTGCTTAAGATGATataatgttgaaagattgaTTGTATATTCATTCAACTTGCTTAGTTATGAGGAATTACGCATTGCGTCATTGATTAAGATGAATTAATGTTGAAAGATTGATTGTATATTCATTCAACTTGCTTACTTATGAGGAATTACACACCTGTTAAGTAGGCTAATGTCATCCACTAcgttgtctctataccgtctattaatcgtcccttaaactactatttgagggctccactgtacttttttactccatcccttaactaagggacggaacctgcaacccttcgtcccttaatcgtcccttaaaccgtcccttaaattactattcattcaatttcattttttatttttatttcaaacccaattcaattaaaacaaacacacttcattaaaaaacacacaacataaaaaaaattacaacttaaaatttaaaaaaataaaaaaacacacaattaaaatcctaaaaaattaaacgttgcataatttaaaatacaaatttaaagaaaataaaaaaactactccgccggcgaatcatcccccgaaggcggtggaggtgcaataggaggcggaaggccaagtggtgctgccatatacacaattccgttccaccaggcttggtattgggagggcgagaagcgggaagtgtccgctattgtggcggtcatgtacaccgcCATAAGGGAGGTCGAGCCtccccccgagcccgatcccgaggccgcctggcttgattcacctcggcccttcctcgctctagccgctttcgccgccttcgtcccttgcggccgacggcgcccacggctggatcccccgtcaTCGCCG contains:
- the LOC121754111 gene encoding kinesin-like protein KIN-7N; the encoded protein is MEKICVAVRVRPSANGENVNGFHWKVDSNRISLHRSHGTPISGVSYAFDHLFDQECSNGRVYRLLIKDIINAAMEGFNGTAFAYGQTSSGKTFTMNGSENDPGIIHRAVKDIFEKTEETSDREFLIRVSYMEIYNEEINDLFAVENQKLQIHESLVRGVYVAGLREEIVNSADQVLQLIQLGEANRHFGETNMNARSSRSHTIFRMVIESKGKDNKFNDSPDDAIRVSVLNLVDLAGSERVAKTGAGGVRLKEGKHINKSLMILGNVINKLSEGGKQSAHIPYRDSKLTRILQPALGGNAKTSIICTVAPEEIHIEESKGTLQFASRAKRITNCVQVNEILTDAALLKRQKLEIEDLRSKLQGSHAEVLEKEILKLRNDMLKYELEREKLATELEEERRSQKEREQWIKEQQMKIHNLSNLVTLTDSDRSSSDNGVKECLPDESTSSHSMRQEDAFSTPCLKTVPNGFVAKRSRYSSQPECSPLPDVFGDCADEDTWMKMNKGYIADLDSLHTTPSRKVQSFPFSEDCSMDNSNQEIQNLRRQLEFAIEERDELKRKYTERVSFNDQLTREKSELQLEILTAREVPQKLLETVTHCKGIHNEVFSIIQNTVADEKSEIAQILATTTEVGTSLFSTLESHLLMAGDGKRPSSLNDCLVQEQYNKLHQKLSDAVYSFGSSHGSTVADEYKDNSSNSSNTKGTLGGVIACWKQALENEVGEIKHKYNDLEKELEVKNKLLEVSEGKLHSLEREFRLVKEGRDAMLQRTSSSSQMLQALENEVREIKQKYGDLEKELEDKIDLLEVSEGKYQSMEREFCLVTEDRDAALERVFSSSQTLRALEIEVKEIKQKCSDLEKELEVKNQLLEVSEIKYQSVEREFHLVTEERDAALERISSSSQMLQALENEVREIKHKYTDLEKELEDKIELLEVSEEKYQNMERECHLVTEERNAALERISSSSQILQALENEVEEIKHKRNDLEKEFEAKGRLLEVSKGKYQSMEREFCLVTGERDAAIERISGSSQILHSLENEVEDIKHKHNDLERELEVKNQVLKVSEGKLHSLEKEFCIVKEERDTMLRRISSSAQILTQVTGEKDRVLKELNTEVRRRKKLEEEIKQFNAAFACRQRSVTSFQSEFKSLLETMKTQNPTSLSKSHGS